A genomic region of Nitrospirae bacterium CG2_30_53_67 contains the following coding sequences:
- a CDS encoding ketol-acid reductoisomerase yields MKIYYDKDADLSLLKKKKIAVIGYGSQGHAQSQNLKDSKMNVVVGAIKGSKTWKRAEKDGMRVMETAEAAAWADLIQILVPDEKQASVYEQFIAPHLKKGDTLSFSHGFNIHFGQILPPEEINVMMVAPKGPGHLVRHEYLQGGGVPSLIAVHQDPAKNTKKIALAYAGAIGAGRAGIIETSFKEETETDLFGEQAVLCGGCTALVTAGFETLVEAGYAPEMAYFECMHELKLIVDLMQEGGIANMRYSISNTAEYGDMTRGPRVIGAGSRAAMKKILNDIQSGEFAREWILENKANAPVLKALRKKGEAHPIEEVGSRLRSMMSWLKKDKLVKEK; encoded by the coding sequence ATGAAGATCTATTATGACAAGGACGCTGATCTCTCCCTTTTAAAAAAGAAGAAGATCGCCGTCATCGGGTATGGAAGTCAGGGGCATGCCCAGTCCCAGAATCTTAAAGACAGCAAAATGAACGTGGTCGTGGGGGCGATCAAGGGTTCAAAGACCTGGAAACGGGCCGAAAAGGACGGCATGAGGGTCATGGAGACCGCGGAGGCGGCCGCATGGGCTGATCTGATCCAGATCCTGGTCCCTGACGAAAAGCAGGCGTCGGTCTATGAGCAGTTCATTGCCCCCCATCTCAAAAAAGGGGACACCTTGTCTTTCTCGCATGGGTTTAATATTCATTTCGGGCAGATTCTCCCCCCGGAAGAGATCAATGTGATGATGGTGGCGCCCAAAGGGCCGGGCCATCTGGTCAGGCATGAATACCTGCAGGGCGGGGGCGTCCCATCCCTGATCGCCGTCCACCAGGACCCTGCCAAAAATACAAAGAAGATCGCCCTGGCCTATGCCGGCGCCATCGGCGCGGGCCGGGCCGGGATCATCGAAACCTCCTTTAAGGAGGAGACCGAGACCGACCTCTTCGGCGAGCAGGCCGTGCTTTGCGGCGGGTGTACGGCGCTCGTGACCGCCGGGTTTGAGACCCTGGTTGAGGCGGGGTACGCCCCTGAGATGGCCTATTTCGAGTGCATGCATGAGCTGAAACTGATTGTGGACCTGATGCAGGAAGGGGGCATTGCCAACATGCGGTATTCCATCAGCAATACCGCTGAATACGGGGATATGACCAGGGGGCCTCGTGTCATCGGAGCGGGATCCCGGGCAGCCATGAAAAAGATTCTAAACGACATACAGAGCGGGGAATTTGCCCGAGAATGGATCCTTGAAAACAAAGCCAACGCCCCGGTCCTCAAGGCATTAAGAAAGAAGGGGGAGGCCCACCCCATCGAGGAGGTCGGCTCACGGCTGCGGTCCATGATGAGCTGGCTCAAGAAAGACAAACTGGTAAAGGAAAAGTAA
- a CDS encoding acetolactate synthase, large subunit, biosynthetic type, with translation MKLSGAEIFIECLKKEGVDVIFGYPGGVVLNIYDVLHQQREIAHILAKHEQGAVHAADGYARASGKPGVVLVTSGPGATNTVTGIATAYMDSIPLVVFTGQVPMSMIGNDAFQEADIVGITRPCTKHNYLVSDVSKLASVIKEAFHIATTGRKGPVLIDLPKDVSVNKTDFKYPSKVDLKGYKPTYEGNPQQIKRALQYMKKAERPVFFTGGGVIQSDASSELRALVKKTHIPVASSLMGLGSYPGEDPLFLGMLGMHGTYCANMSVQNADLIIAVGARFDDRVTGKIATFAPKAAIIHIDIDPTSIKKNVPVDIPIVGDCQNVLKEMGKLAAAESGVQWKKKHESWIAQIGKWAQEHPMRYRERKGKIAPQYVVEQIYEVTRGDAIVTTEVGQNQMWTAQYYKFKSPRQFLTSGGLGTMGYGFPAAIGAQIACPERTVFDIAGDGSIQMNIQELATAVQHRLPLNIAILNNRFLGMVRQWQQIFYECRYSYTCLSSGPDFVKLAEAYGAAGIRVTRKEDVADAIREAISIKNTVILDFVIDREANVLPMVPPGAAIDEMIFEEKKDKKKLTPEQAEKITG, from the coding sequence ATGAAGCTCTCCGGGGCTGAAATTTTTATTGAATGCCTGAAAAAAGAAGGGGTGGACGTCATCTTCGGTTATCCGGGAGGTGTGGTCTTGAACATCTACGATGTTCTGCACCAACAGCGGGAGATCGCGCATATCCTGGCCAAACACGAGCAGGGCGCCGTGCACGCAGCGGACGGATACGCCAGGGCATCAGGAAAGCCCGGCGTGGTGCTGGTGACCTCCGGCCCCGGCGCCACCAACACCGTGACCGGGATCGCCACGGCCTATATGGATTCCATCCCGCTGGTCGTCTTCACGGGTCAGGTCCCCATGTCCATGATCGGGAACGATGCCTTTCAGGAGGCCGATATCGTAGGGATTACGCGTCCCTGCACCAAGCACAACTATCTCGTCAGCGACGTCTCCAAACTGGCGTCAGTGATCAAAGAGGCCTTTCATATCGCCACGACCGGGCGCAAGGGGCCGGTGCTGATCGATCTTCCCAAGGATGTGTCGGTCAACAAGACGGACTTCAAGTATCCCTCCAAGGTAGACCTCAAGGGATATAAACCGACCTACGAGGGGAACCCTCAGCAGATCAAGCGGGCTTTGCAGTACATGAAAAAGGCGGAGCGGCCCGTCTTCTTCACCGGAGGCGGAGTCATTCAGTCGGATGCCTCCTCTGAGCTGAGGGCCCTGGTGAAGAAGACGCATATCCCGGTCGCCAGTTCCCTCATGGGTCTGGGGAGCTACCCCGGTGAGGACCCCCTCTTTTTGGGGATGCTCGGGATGCATGGGACCTATTGCGCGAATATGTCGGTGCAGAATGCGGATTTGATCATCGCCGTGGGCGCTCGGTTTGACGACCGGGTCACCGGGAAGATCGCAACCTTTGCCCCCAAGGCCGCCATCATTCATATCGACATCGATCCGACCTCGATCAAGAAAAACGTGCCGGTCGATATCCCGATCGTCGGAGACTGTCAGAACGTTCTCAAGGAGATGGGAAAACTTGCCGCAGCGGAGAGCGGTGTGCAATGGAAAAAGAAACACGAATCCTGGATTGCTCAGATCGGCAAATGGGCGCAGGAACACCCCATGAGGTACAGGGAACGCAAGGGCAAGATCGCCCCGCAATATGTCGTGGAGCAGATCTATGAGGTGACCCGCGGGGATGCCATCGTGACCACCGAGGTCGGGCAAAACCAGATGTGGACGGCCCAATACTACAAATTCAAATCCCCCAGGCAGTTCCTCACCTCCGGAGGGCTGGGGACCATGGGGTATGGTTTCCCCGCGGCCATAGGGGCCCAGATCGCCTGTCCGGAGCGGACCGTCTTCGACATTGCCGGAGACGGGAGCATCCAGATGAACATCCAGGAACTGGCCACGGCCGTTCAGCATCGGCTCCCTTTGAATATCGCTATCCTGAACAACAGGTTCCTGGGCATGGTCCGTCAGTGGCAGCAGATTTTCTATGAGTGCCGTTACTCCTACACCTGTCTCTCCAGCGGACCGGACTTTGTGAAACTGGCTGAGGCCTACGGGGCCGCCGGAATCCGGGTGACCCGGAAAGAGGACGTGGCCGATGCCATCCGGGAGGCCATTTCCATCAAGAATACCGTCATCCTGGATTTTGTGATCGACCGTGAAGCCAATGTCCTTCCTATGGTTCCGCCGGGCGCGGCCATCGACGAGATGATCTTTGAAGAGAAAAAAGACAAGAAAAAGTTGACCCCTGAACAAGCGGAAAAGATCACAGGCTGA
- a CDS encoding CDP-diacylglycerol--serine O-phosphatidyltransferase, with translation MTGQTVLKTGCADMNHTVERPKGIYLLPNIFTTGNLFAGFYSIIASVNGEYEKGAIAILIGAIFDSVDGKIARWTHTSSKFGVEYDSLSDLVSFGIAPAILSFLWALKPFGRIGWLTSFLFMVAGAFRLARFNVNTDVADKKYFVGLPIPAGAGVIATSVLAYHHFFGYSESDKPFWFVVVVLGISFLMVSNIRYYSFKDIDLIKRRHFKILLFLVLGALVIAADPESVLFLMSVVYALSGVVEGIRHKKSVDVLDIDDEDVVKED, from the coding sequence ATGACGGGGCAGACGGTTCTAAAGACAGGGTGTGCAGACATGAACCATACCGTTGAACGCCCCAAGGGGATTTATCTTCTTCCCAATATCTTTACCACCGGAAATCTCTTTGCCGGGTTCTACTCGATTATCGCCTCGGTCAATGGAGAATACGAGAAGGGGGCCATAGCCATTTTGATCGGAGCGATCTTTGATTCCGTGGACGGCAAGATCGCACGGTGGACGCATACATCATCAAAGTTTGGGGTTGAGTACGACTCTCTCTCCGACCTGGTCTCCTTCGGGATCGCCCCGGCTATTCTGAGCTTTTTATGGGCGCTGAAGCCTTTCGGCCGGATCGGATGGCTGACCTCCTTTCTCTTCATGGTGGCGGGCGCCTTCCGCCTGGCGCGGTTCAATGTGAATACCGACGTGGCGGACAAGAAATACTTCGTGGGTCTTCCCATTCCGGCTGGGGCCGGAGTGATCGCCACATCCGTTCTTGCCTACCATCATTTCTTCGGGTATTCCGAATCGGACAAGCCGTTTTGGTTTGTGGTCGTGGTTCTCGGCATCTCCTTCCTCATGGTCAGCAATATCCGCTACTACAGTTTTAAGGACATCGATCTGATCAAACGGCGCCATTTCAAGATCCTGCTTTTCCTTGTTCTCGGCGCCCTGGTGATCGCAGCCGATCCGGAATCCGTCCTCTTTCTGATGAGCGTGGTCTATGCCCTTTCCGGAGTGGTCGAGGGGATCCGCCACAAAAAAAGCGTGGATGTACTTGACATAGATGATGAAGATGTAGTAAAAGAAGACTGA
- a CDS encoding acetolactate synthase small subunit: MRHTISVLVENKFGVLSRIAGLFSGRGFNIESLNVAATMDPSLSQMTIVTSGDDKILEQITKQLNRLINVIKVMDYSEEKEYLQRELVLIKVSAKAEHRAEALRITDIFRAKVVDSSQTHYTIEVTGSSEKVNAIIEMLKPLGIKGIVRTGPVAMVRER, from the coding sequence ATGCGTCATACCATCTCGGTGCTCGTGGAGAACAAATTCGGCGTCCTGTCCCGGATTGCAGGGCTCTTCAGCGGGCGGGGTTTTAATATCGAAAGCCTGAATGTGGCGGCGACCATGGACCCCTCTCTTTCCCAGATGACGATTGTGACGTCCGGAGACGATAAGATCCTCGAACAGATCACCAAACAGTTGAACAGGCTCATCAATGTGATCAAGGTGATGGATTACTCGGAAGAGAAGGAGTATCTCCAGCGGGAGCTGGTCCTGATCAAAGTGAGCGCGAAGGCCGAGCACCGTGCCGAGGCGCTCCGGATCACCGATATCTTCCGGGCCAAGGTGGTGGATTCCAGCCAGACGCACTATACCATAGAGGTGACCGGGAGTTCGGAGAAGGTCAATGCCATCATCGAGATGCTCAAGCCCCTGGGGATCAAGGGAATTGTCCGGACCGGTCCCGTAGCCATGGTTCGGGAAAGGTGA
- a CDS encoding 3-isopropylmalate dehydrogenase (catalyzes the oxidation of 3-isopropylmalate to 3-carboxy-4-methyl-2-oxopentanoate in leucine biosynthesis) — translation MAKTYNIALMPGDGTGPEVIAEGVKVIKAAAEREGFSLKLTHYDFGGERYKRTGEILPDSAIEEFRQMDAIYLGAIGHPDVKPGILEKGILLHLRFALDQYINLRPVKLYSGVETPLKDKGPEQIDFVVVRENTEGLYCGAGGFLKKGTPDEVAIQESINTRKGVERCLRFAFDYCKKRNRTKKLTLCGKTNVLTYAFDLWERAFYEVAGDYPEIRTDYAHVDATCMWMVKNPEWFDVIVTDNLFGDIITDLGAMIQGGMGIAAGGNINPEGTSMFEPIGGSAPKYTGKNVINPLAAISAGQMMLDFLGEKAAAGRIEKAVMKAIHKDMQSLSAGKMGHGTREVGDIVKAYVLE, via the coding sequence ATGGCGAAGACATACAACATTGCGCTTATGCCGGGGGATGGGACGGGCCCGGAGGTCATTGCAGAAGGGGTCAAGGTCATCAAGGCGGCGGCCGAGAGAGAAGGATTCTCGTTGAAGCTGACCCACTATGATTTCGGAGGGGAACGCTACAAACGGACCGGGGAAATCCTTCCGGATTCGGCCATCGAAGAATTCCGTCAGATGGATGCCATCTATCTGGGGGCCATAGGCCATCCCGATGTGAAACCCGGGATCCTGGAGAAGGGGATCCTGCTCCATCTCCGCTTTGCTTTGGACCAGTATATCAATCTTCGGCCGGTCAAACTTTATTCCGGGGTCGAGACCCCGCTCAAGGACAAAGGGCCGGAACAGATTGACTTTGTGGTGGTCAGGGAGAATACCGAAGGGCTCTATTGCGGGGCGGGAGGCTTCCTGAAGAAGGGGACACCGGACGAGGTGGCGATTCAGGAGTCGATCAACACCCGGAAAGGCGTGGAGCGGTGCCTGCGGTTCGCCTTCGACTACTGCAAGAAGAGGAACCGGACGAAGAAGCTCACCCTGTGCGGCAAAACCAATGTCCTGACCTATGCGTTTGATTTATGGGAGCGGGCCTTTTATGAGGTGGCCGGGGATTATCCGGAGATCCGGACCGATTACGCCCATGTGGATGCCACCTGCATGTGGATGGTCAAGAATCCGGAATGGTTCGATGTGATCGTCACCGACAACCTGTTCGGGGATATCATCACCGACCTCGGGGCCATGATCCAGGGAGGCATGGGGATCGCAGCCGGGGGGAATATCAATCCGGAAGGGACCTCCATGTTCGAGCCCATCGGCGGTTCGGCTCCGAAATATACGGGCAAGAATGTGATCAATCCTCTGGCCGCGATCTCAGCCGGGCAGATGATGCTCGATTTTCTGGGTGAAAAAGCTGCAGCCGGCCGGATCGAGAAGGCCGTGATGAAGGCCATTCATAAGGATATGCAAAGCCTTTCCGCAGGCAAGATGGGGCATGGAACCAGAGAGGTCGGTGACATCGTTAAGGCCTATGTTCTCGAGTAG